A DNA window from Paraclostridium bifermentans contains the following coding sequences:
- a CDS encoding FUSC family protein, translating into MKKQILPKTLLFIFIFAFINIFISIFGKENSLIGVIVITMLLMLLQRNLAISPIKNTFKLVGINLFLGIFSFLAVQNMFLGIVCNLVAMFIVAYLFSYNLRSHLDVAFGLLYLFMIGAPVSLDQLPLRLTSLAAGALIIMISQILVNKNKLEKTSDKVLMDLGIYMAQKAEQLKNQNDYSESLDLKINNSMRKIKTIIYDNRKKGFFLTGNGPNVFNIVFNFERINTMLDDYRQDTSLCNSEDLSIISYELNNLKSYLNKDINQSEINFKNSMSTELYEFYDAMENIYFYLNEYTSNSSEKNIYDNLEIPYNFKKSYIYKEHISTKSMKFTYATKVAIGIALGGFIMDYFNLKEGRWILYTIFSVIQPYTEDGIIKTKKRLFGTILGCISVFILFSIFKNPTIRSIIIIFTGYISGYAKEIDYKYEMICITISAIGSVSMLTSPDVFIVNRIAFIALGIIIALIINKLILPYNANTAYEVLIDMYRNVIKEMETEVQLSVDGNGNLHKVKNLLLISNLLEDKLVSMNNLVNHKNQYEVLNKKRLLINSMYCIYLKFKRNNEMPIYYNLAQLEEAKDLIIEDIETTNDIDHKVICKNLLYIIENSDVIKAYA; encoded by the coding sequence ATGAAAAAACAGATTTTACCTAAAACATTACTGTTTATATTTATATTTGCATTCATAAATATTTTTATTTCTATATTTGGAAAAGAAAATTCTTTAATAGGGGTTATAGTTATAACTATGTTGCTAATGCTGCTACAACGAAACTTAGCTATATCTCCAATTAAAAATACATTTAAATTGGTAGGAATCAATTTATTTTTAGGAATATTTTCTTTTTTAGCTGTTCAAAATATGTTCTTAGGAATTGTGTGTAATTTAGTAGCTATGTTTATAGTAGCATACCTATTTAGCTATAATTTAAGAAGTCATTTGGACGTAGCATTTGGATTGTTATATTTATTTATGATTGGAGCGCCTGTGAGCTTAGATCAACTACCTTTAAGACTAACATCTTTAGCTGCTGGGGCTTTAATCATAATGATTTCACAAATATTAGTTAATAAAAATAAATTAGAAAAAACTAGTGATAAAGTATTAATGGATTTAGGTATTTATATGGCCCAAAAAGCTGAACAATTAAAAAATCAAAATGACTATAGTGAATCTTTGGATTTAAAAATAAACAATTCAATGAGAAAAATAAAAACTATTATTTATGATAATAGAAAAAAAGGTTTCTTCTTGACTGGTAATGGACCTAATGTTTTTAATATAGTTTTTAATTTTGAAAGAATAAATACTATGCTAGATGATTATAGACAAGATACAAGTTTGTGTAATAGTGAAGATTTATCAATAATTAGCTACGAATTAAATAATTTAAAGTCTTATTTGAATAAAGATATAAATCAAAGTGAAATAAATTTTAAAAATTCAATGAGTACAGAGTTATATGAATTTTACGATGCAATGGAAAATATATATTTTTATTTAAATGAGTATACAAGTAATAGCAGTGAAAAGAATATCTATGATAATTTAGAGATTCCATATAATTTCAAAAAATCTTATATTTACAAAGAGCATATAAGTACTAAGTCTATGAAGTTTACTTATGCTACAAAAGTTGCTATAGGAATTGCATTGGGTGGATTTATAATGGACTATTTCAATTTAAAGGAAGGTCGATGGATATTATATACTATATTTTCTGTTATACAACCATACACTGAAGATGGAATAATTAAAACGAAGAAAAGACTATTTGGAACTATTTTAGGGTGTATATCAGTATTTATACTGTTTTCAATATTTAAAAATCCAACTATAAGATCAATTATTATAATTTTCACTGGATATATAAGTGGTTATGCAAAAGAAATAGATTATAAATATGAAATGATATGTATTACAATATCAGCTATAGGTTCTGTTAGCATGCTTACTTCACCTGATGTATTTATTGTAAATAGGATTGCGTTTATTGCATTAGGTATTATTATAGCGTTAATTATAAACAAGTTAATATTGCCATATAATGCAAACACTGCATATGAAGTACTTATAGATATGTATAGAAATGTAATTAAAGAAATGGAAACAGAAGTTCAACTATCGGTTGATGGTAATGGAAATCTTCATAAAGTAAAAAATCTTCTATTGATATCTAATCTACTAGAAGATAAGTTAGTATCTATGAATAATTTAGTAAATCATAAAAATCAATATGAAGTCTTAAATAAAAAGAGATTATTAATTAATAGTATGTATTGCATATATTTAAAATTCAAAAGAAATAATGAAATGCCTATATACTATAATTTAGCTCAGTTAGAAGAAGCTAAGGATTTAATAATAGAAGATATTGAAACTACAAATGATATAGATCATAAAGTAATATGTAAAAATCTACTTTATATAATTGAAAATTCAGATGTCATTAAAGCATATGCATAA
- a CDS encoding BaiN/RdsA family NAD(P)/FAD-dependent oxidoreductase encodes MAKVIVVGGGPAGIMAAISASKQNEVILIEKNNEIGKKLKLTGGGRCNITNNRNIEDFFDKVVNNKKFLYSSLYTFSNYDLLEYFKDNNLEYKVEYDEKVYTKSDKADDVINVLLSNLSKNNVEIMYNTTVCDLVIENDEAKGVITNKGEKISCDKLIVTTGGKSYPATGSDGSMFEILKKYGHEIKPLYPALIPLVTQESFVKNLQGVAMKDVCISTKIKKKKIETQGDMIFTHFGISGPAVLKFSSYINKALDNNPIEITINFLQKTSSDELSKIIRENPNKNILTNLKSILPQNFLKEILTLLNLSDKKPNELKKEDELKIIEYIKCMKLTISEMLTIKAAMVTSGGVSVKEINSSNLESKIIKNLFFAGEVIDVDAETGGYNLQIAFSTGYLAGSDY; translated from the coding sequence ATGGCAAAAGTTATAGTTGTTGGAGGTGGCCCAGCTGGCATAATGGCCGCAATATCAGCTTCAAAACAAAATGAAGTAATTTTAATAGAAAAAAACAATGAAATAGGAAAAAAGCTTAAACTTACAGGTGGCGGAAGATGTAACATAACTAATAATAGAAATATAGAAGATTTTTTTGATAAGGTAGTTAATAATAAAAAATTCTTATATAGTTCTCTTTACACCTTTTCAAACTACGACCTATTAGAATACTTTAAAGATAATAATTTAGAGTACAAGGTTGAATATGATGAAAAAGTATATACTAAGTCAGATAAGGCAGATGATGTTATAAATGTACTATTAAGCAACCTTTCAAAAAATAATGTTGAAATAATGTATAACACAACTGTTTGTGACTTAGTTATCGAGAATGATGAAGCTAAAGGAGTTATAACTAATAAAGGAGAAAAAATTAGTTGCGATAAATTAATTGTAACTACTGGTGGTAAAAGTTATCCAGCAACAGGTTCTGATGGATCTATGTTTGAAATCTTAAAAAAATATGGACATGAAATAAAACCGCTATATCCAGCATTAATCCCTTTAGTTACACAAGAGAGTTTTGTAAAAAATTTACAAGGTGTAGCTATGAAAGATGTTTGCATAAGTACTAAAATTAAAAAGAAAAAAATTGAAACTCAAGGTGACATGATATTTACACATTTTGGGATATCAGGACCTGCAGTACTAAAATTTTCTTCATATATAAATAAAGCACTTGATAATAATCCTATTGAAATTACAATAAACTTTTTACAAAAAACTTCAAGTGATGAATTATCAAAGATAATAAGAGAAAATCCAAATAAAAATATACTAACAAATTTAAAAAGTATATTACCACAAAACTTTTTAAAAGAAATTTTAACTTTGCTTAATTTAAGTGATAAAAAACCTAATGAATTAAAAAAAGAAGATGAATTAAAAATTATTGAATATATAAAGTGTATGAAATTAACTATTTCTGAGATGTTAACAATTAAAGCTGCTATGGTAACTAGTGGCGGAGTTAGTGTAAAGGAGATAAATTCATCTAATTTAGAATCTAAAATAATTAAAAATTTATTCTTTGCTGGAGAGGTTATAGATGTAGATGCCGAAACTGGCGGATATAATCTTCAAATAGCTTTTTCAACAGGATATTTAGCAGGAAGTGATTATTAA
- the cmk gene encoding (d)CMP kinase, with amino-acid sequence MKNLVIAVDGPAGAGKSTIAKIVADKMNINYIDTGAMYRAITYKVLQSGIDINNENEVIEIAKKSDIDFKDNNIYLDGKILKEEIRTPEVSHNVSNVAQIKDVRYLMVDVQRDIGNKSSVILDGRDIGSYVFPNADYKFFLVASSKERGERRYKELIKKGYNTTLEEVINDVIRRDEIDSNREFAPLVKANDAIEIDTTGKSIDKVVESVIEKIK; translated from the coding sequence ATGAAAAATTTAGTAATAGCAGTAGATGGACCAGCAGGTGCAGGGAAAAGTACAATAGCCAAAATAGTAGCTGATAAAATGAATATAAATTATATAGATACAGGCGCAATGTATAGAGCTATAACATATAAAGTGCTTCAAAGTGGAATAGATATTAACAATGAAAATGAAGTAATTGAAATTGCAAAAAAAAGTGATATAGATTTTAAAGATAATAATATTTATCTTGATGGAAAGATTTTAAAAGAGGAAATTAGAACTCCTGAAGTTAGCCATAACGTATCTAATGTAGCACAAATAAAAGATGTTAGATATTTAATGGTGGATGTTCAAAGAGACATTGGTAATAAAAGCTCTGTTATCTTAGACGGAAGAGATATCGGATCATATGTTTTCCCAAATGCTGACTATAAGTTTTTCTTAGTGGCTTCTTCAAAAGAAAGAGGAGAAAGAAGATATAAAGAACTTATAAAAAAAGGATATAATACTACTTTAGAAGAAGTTATTAATGATGTAATAAGAAGAGACGAAATTGATTCTAATAGAGAATTCGCACCTTTAGTTAAAGCTAACGATGCAATTGAAATTGATACTACAGGAAAAAGCATAGATAAAGTAGTTGAATCAGTTATAGAAAAAATAAAGTAA
- a CDS encoding 4-hydroxy-3-methylbut-2-enyl diphosphate reductase translates to MEVKIAKNAGFCFGVKRAMKMAWDELQKSEDGIYALGPLIHNKQAVLKYEENGLKTIDEVSEVPTSKSMIIRSHGVGEIVYTESKEKGLNVIDTTCPFVKKIHEVAKKHYSQGFDIIVIGDAKHPEVIGINGWCNNEAIIIKTLEDLETTNLDKNKKYCVVAQTTINIDLYNKILEALSNKLDNVIFNNTICSATKVRQEAAKEISADVDMMVVVGGKHSSNTQKLVQICQEYVPTLAIETVNELNPEDFKGFNKVGLTAGASTPDWIIEEVISYIESL, encoded by the coding sequence ATGGAAGTTAAAATAGCCAAAAACGCTGGATTTTGCTTTGGAGTCAAAAGAGCTATGAAGATGGCTTGGGATGAACTTCAAAAAAGCGAAGACGGTATATATGCTCTTGGTCCATTAATTCATAATAAACAAGCAGTTTTAAAGTATGAAGAAAATGGATTAAAAACTATTGATGAAGTAAGCGAAGTTCCTACATCAAAGAGTATGATTATTAGAAGTCATGGTGTAGGTGAGATTGTGTATACAGAGTCAAAAGAAAAAGGTCTTAATGTAATTGATACAACTTGCCCTTTTGTAAAAAAAATTCATGAAGTAGCTAAAAAACATTATTCTCAAGGATTTGATATAATTGTTATAGGAGATGCGAAACATCCTGAAGTTATAGGAATTAACGGATGGTGCAATAATGAAGCTATAATAATTAAAACTTTAGAAGACTTAGAAACTACAAACTTAGATAAAAATAAAAAATATTGTGTAGTTGCTCAAACTACAATTAATATTGATTTATATAATAAAATATTAGAAGCTTTATCTAATAAACTTGATAATGTAATATTCAATAATACTATATGCTCTGCTACTAAAGTTAGACAAGAGGCGGCTAAAGAAATATCAGCAGATGTTGACATGATGGTAGTAGTTGGAGGTAAACATAGTTCTAATACTCAAAAACTAGTTCAAATATGTCAGGAATATGTTCCTACATTAGCTATAGAAACAGTAAATGAATTGAATCCAGAAGATTTTAAAGGGTTTAATAAAGTGGGATTAACAGCAGGAGCATCTACTCCTGATTGGATAATTGAAGAAGTTATAAGTTATATTGAATCTTTATAA
- a CDS encoding histidine phosphatase family protein codes for MANTFYIVRHGQTNWNILGKTQGHGNSDLTEKGIEQATELADSLSKKHKIDYIFSSDLGRAVQTANILGDSLGISVCETPALREMGFGKWEGLLIDEIKMNYADIYNTWRNEPHLVEIPEGETLHIIKDRVDNFINELNKKYDNKHILLVTHSVTVRVMLLSFLNSGMENIYRIKQDNTALNIVEYRDYGPVIIKMNDTTHIKNNEKINNSALE; via the coding sequence ATGGCAAATACTTTTTATATAGTAAGACATGGACAAACTAATTGGAATATATTAGGCAAAACACAAGGACATGGAAATTCAGACTTAACAGAGAAAGGAATAGAACAAGCTACTGAGCTTGCTGATAGTTTATCTAAAAAACATAAAATAGACTATATATTTTCAAGCGACTTAGGTAGAGCTGTTCAAACTGCTAATATACTTGGAGACAGTTTAGGAATAAGCGTTTGTGAAACGCCAGCTCTTAGAGAAATGGGATTTGGTAAATGGGAAGGTTTATTAATAGATGAAATAAAGATGAATTATGCAGATATATATAATACATGGAGAAATGAACCACATTTAGTTGAAATTCCTGAAGGAGAAACTTTACATATAATAAAAGATAGAGTAGATAATTTTATAAATGAACTTAATAAGAAATATGATAATAAACATATATTACTTGTAACTCACTCTGTAACTGTTAGGGTTATGCTTTTATCTTTCTTAAATTCAGGTATGGAAAATATATATAGAATTAAGCAAGATAATACTGCTTTAAATATAGTTGAATACAGAGATTATGGACCAGTTATAATAAAAATGAATGACACTACTCATATCAAAAATAATGAAAAAATAAACAACTCAGCACTTGAGTAA
- a CDS encoding DUF2284 domain-containing protein, translating into MIALNFKKDGNDIKLKANICKNKTLENYMDFNYFTGLCKEGCPHYNLSYTCPPNSPKFTDYTKNHEYSLVLAMYMDVDDNNSIETVHPYLRKVLSDLLIPLEEIFNGLLSDGGRCRYCERCTYIDNVPCRYPDKMRFSMEAMGIDLDKVCKNILNHSILWSKTGETNYCTVLGSINFNGNFNEDDFKQAILKLL; encoded by the coding sequence ATGATTGCACTAAATTTTAAAAAAGATGGAAATGATATAAAATTAAAAGCAAATATATGTAAAAACAAAACTTTAGAAAATTATATGGATTTTAACTATTTCACAGGCCTTTGTAAAGAGGGATGCCCTCACTATAATTTAAGTTATACATGTCCTCCAAACAGTCCAAAATTTACTGACTACACAAAAAATCACGAGTACTCTTTGGTTTTAGCAATGTATATGGATGTCGATGATAACAATTCAATAGAAACTGTACATCCATATCTAAGAAAAGTCTTGTCTGATTTACTTATACCATTAGAAGAAATATTTAATGGACTTTTATCAGATGGTGGTCGTTGTAGATATTGTGAAAGATGTACATATATAGATAATGTCCCTTGTAGATATCCTGATAAAATGCGTTTTAGCATGGAAGCTATGGGCATTGATTTAGATAAAGTTTGCAAGAATATTTTAAATCATTCAATTTTATGGAGTAAAACTGGTGAAACTAATTACTGCACAGTACTCGGATCTATAAATTTCAATGGGAATTTTAATGAAGATGACTTTAAACAAGCTATACTAAAACTTTTATAA
- a CDS encoding lysophospholipid acyltransferase family protein: protein MKFYNFVTGVLNVFSRVFFKFRVEGIENIPKEGSIIIAANHKSNLDPIFLAACMHKNRPITAVAKKELFKVKPLGYILNKINVIPVDRENPTASTVKSILKILRNDGCIGMFPEGTRSKDVGFLEAKAGIGMFAVKGKSLVIPMSIITNYRLFNRVTIYIDKPISFEDYYKEKLTSDDYQRLSQNVLDVIKENYYKNAK, encoded by the coding sequence GTGAAATTTTATAACTTTGTAACAGGCGTTTTAAATGTATTCTCACGCGTGTTTTTTAAATTTAGAGTTGAAGGAATTGAAAATATACCTAAAGAAGGTTCTATAATAATTGCTGCAAATCATAAGTCAAATTTAGACCCGATATTTTTAGCTGCATGTATGCACAAAAACAGACCTATTACAGCTGTTGCTAAAAAAGAATTGTTTAAAGTAAAACCTTTAGGATATATATTAAATAAAATAAATGTTATACCTGTAGATAGAGAGAATCCAACTGCATCTACGGTAAAAAGTATTTTAAAAATCCTTAGAAATGATGGATGCATAGGAATGTTTCCTGAAGGTACTAGAAGTAAGGATGTTGGTTTTTTAGAAGCTAAGGCGGGTATAGGTATGTTTGCTGTAAAAGGAAAATCTTTAGTAATACCTATGTCTATAATAACTAACTATAGACTATTTAATAGAGTTACAATATACATAGATAAACCTATCTCATTTGAAGATTATTATAAAGAAAAGTTAACAAGTGACGATTACCAAAGATTATCTCAAAATGTACTAGATGTAATAAAAGAAAATTATTATAAGAATGCAAAATAG
- a CDS encoding VanW family protein: MKSKYQYLIIIIFISYLLLGIGINKSEIDTSSKIYKNIYVEDIDISYLTFKEALNLVESKYKEKPIKLTYEDKTYIINPSDINLKFNKDKAIKEAYFFTRNEDILVNLKRKSNLRFKDKYSIKLIGTYDEVKLSKLINDICKEIDIKEVNATIAINDDGSFKRTESKHGKKVDKVKLKESIYNMIISKNIKDLKIPVNTVDPKVTTENVNSINTVLGQFSTTFNYTTSRGNNINVAASSTSDKLIMPHKEFSYNNATGARTWHNGYKTAKVIVGGKYVNGEGGGVCQVSTTIYNAALLSGMNISEVHNHTFVSKYAPAGRDAAVSYGYTDFKFENPLMHPVYIKNTVNKGVITSKIYGCDKDRERLYLITKSNYEEDKVKVDTYRVYLDEEGNIIREELINKNTYKKK; the protein is encoded by the coding sequence ATGAAATCCAAATATCAATATTTAATTATTATAATATTTATATCTTATTTATTGCTTGGAATAGGGATTAATAAATCAGAAATTGATACTTCATCTAAAATATATAAAAATATATATGTAGAAGATATTGATATTTCATACTTAACATTTAAGGAAGCGCTAAATTTGGTTGAATCTAAATATAAAGAAAAACCAATTAAATTGACCTATGAAGATAAGACTTACATTATAAATCCATCAGATATAAATTTAAAATTCAATAAAGATAAAGCAATTAAAGAAGCTTATTTTTTTACTAGAAATGAGGATATATTAGTAAACCTAAAAAGAAAATCAAATTTAAGATTTAAAGACAAATACAGTATAAAATTAATTGGTACGTATGATGAAGTTAAATTAAGCAAACTAATTAATGATATCTGCAAAGAAATAGATATAAAAGAAGTTAATGCTACTATAGCTATAAACGATGATGGTTCTTTTAAAAGGACTGAATCTAAGCATGGTAAGAAAGTTGATAAAGTTAAGTTAAAAGAATCCATATATAATATGATAATAAGCAAGAACATAAAAGATTTAAAAATTCCAGTAAATACTGTTGATCCTAAAGTAACAACAGAAAATGTTAATTCTATAAATACAGTACTAGGCCAATTCAGTACTACTTTTAACTATACGACTTCTAGAGGTAACAATATAAACGTTGCAGCAAGTAGTACCAGTGATAAATTGATAATGCCTCATAAAGAGTTTTCATATAATAATGCTACAGGAGCTAGAACATGGCATAACGGATACAAAACAGCTAAGGTTATAGTTGGTGGCAAATATGTAAATGGCGAAGGTGGTGGAGTATGCCAAGTATCTACTACAATATATAATGCTGCATTACTTTCAGGAATGAATATATCAGAAGTTCATAATCATACATTTGTATCAAAATATGCACCTGCAGGTCGAGATGCTGCAGTATCTTATGGCTATACAGATTTTAAATTTGAAAATCCGCTTATGCATCCTGTTTATATTAAAAATACAGTAAATAAAGGAGTTATTACATCTAAAATTTATGGATGTGATAAAGACAGAGAAAGACTTTACCTTATAACAAAAAGCAATTATGAAGAAGATAAAGTTAAGGTAGATACTTATAGAGTATATTTAGATGAAGAAGGAAATATAATTAGAGAAGAACTTATAAATAAAAACACATACAAAAAGAAATAA
- a CDS encoding aminopeptidase, with the protein MEFKIKLKKYAELAVKVGVNLQKGQTLLLRAPISCTDFAREIVNAAYDLGARDVEIEWSDEESSLIRYIKAPEDIFDEFPKWKIEKYNSLLDKGVCIINIDSSNPTIFKDVDPIRMQKASKASSESIPLWRDAIISDKIKWTIVSAPNKEWASKVFPELDENEAINKLWDYIFKCTRVDTDNPILAWKNHNSKLAEKVMFLNNYKFKSLHFKSSKTDLHIDLPEGHIWAGGSSVDPNGIEFTANIPTEEVYTLPHKFKVNGVVSNTKPFIYNGTIIDKFTLTFKDGKVVDYNAEVGYESLKSLLELDNGSCYLGEVALVENNSPISNTGIVYYTTLYDENASCHLALGSAYKTSIENGSEISKDNMDKYGINDSITHDDFMIGSSDMNIFGLTNDGKEIQIFKNGNWA; encoded by the coding sequence ATGGAATTCAAAATTAAATTAAAAAAATACGCTGAGTTAGCAGTAAAGGTTGGGGTAAATCTTCAAAAAGGACAAACGCTTCTTTTAAGAGCTCCTATATCTTGTACAGATTTTGCTAGAGAAATAGTAAATGCTGCTTATGATTTAGGTGCTAGAGATGTTGAAATTGAATGGAGCGATGAAGAAAGTTCTTTGATAAGATATATAAAAGCTCCAGAAGACATTTTTGATGAATTTCCTAAATGGAAAATAGAAAAATACAATTCATTATTAGACAAAGGAGTATGTATTATAAATATAGACTCTTCTAACCCTACTATATTTAAAGATGTAGATCCTATAAGAATGCAAAAAGCCAGTAAAGCATCTAGTGAAAGTATACCGTTATGGAGAGATGCTATTATATCAGATAAAATTAAGTGGACTATTGTATCTGCACCTAATAAAGAATGGGCATCTAAAGTATTCCCCGAGTTAGATGAAAATGAAGCTATAAACAAATTATGGGATTATATATTTAAGTGTACTAGAGTAGATACTGATAATCCTATATTAGCTTGGAAAAATCACAATTCTAAATTAGCTGAAAAAGTTATGTTTTTAAATAACTATAAATTTAAATCTTTACACTTTAAATCTTCTAAAACTGATTTACATATAGATTTGCCTGAAGGGCACATTTGGGCTGGAGGTTCAAGCGTAGATCCAAATGGTATAGAATTTACAGCAAATATACCAACAGAAGAAGTATATACTCTACCTCATAAATTCAAAGTTAATGGTGTTGTTTCTAATACAAAACCATTTATATACAATGGAACTATAATAGATAAATTCACATTAACATTTAAAGATGGTAAAGTTGTTGATTACAATGCAGAGGTAGGTTACGAGTCATTAAAATCATTATTAGAATTAGATAATGGATCTTGTTATTTAGGTGAAGTTGCACTAGTCGAAAATAACTCCCCTATATCTAACACTGGAATAGTTTATTACACTACTTTATATGATGAAAATGCATCTTGTCACTTAGCTTTAGGCTCTGCATATAAAACAAGTATAGAAAATGGTAGCGAGATATCAAAAGATAATATGGATAAATACGGTATAAATGATAGTATAACTCATGATGATTTTATGATAGGTTCTAGTGATATGAATATATTTGGTTTAACTAACGATGGTAAAGAAATACAAATATTTAAAAATGGAAATTGGGCATAA
- the aroH gene encoding chorismate mutase: MKVLAVRGATTVNQNSIEEILNETKVLIENIIKENDILEADIISMVFTMTSDLDAVYPSVAVRDLLNICDTPLLNFEEKYIQGSLRKCIRVMVNINSEKSKSEIKHIYLNNAKSLRPDIVE, encoded by the coding sequence ATGAAAGTATTAGCAGTTAGAGGAGCGACAACAGTTAATCAAAACTCCATAGAAGAAATATTAAATGAAACAAAAGTACTAATAGAAAACATAATAAAAGAAAATGACATATTAGAAGCGGATATTATAAGTATGGTCTTTACAATGACTAGTGATTTAGATGCGGTATATCCCTCTGTAGCTGTAAGAGATTTATTAAATATTTGTGATACACCTTTACTTAATTTTGAAGAAAAGTATATTCAAGGTAGTCTCAGAAAATGTATTAGAGTTATGGTAAATATAAATAGTGAAAAGTCAAAGTCTGAGATTAAACATATATATCTAAATAATGCTAAAAGTTTAAGACCAGACATAGTTGAATAG
- a CDS encoding glycoside hydrolase family 73 protein: MRKKLFILSGIALVVVLSFVWYVKVFNLKEINKNEIDVNQFIKCSDEVSSSKAQVNWQYVASIIGVQNKNKFKDVSNDEIKNVANLFIIKDGEKYKVLNLDDVLKKLEFSSKEINRTHDYINDLKYFGLKPSRLNPDGKYMTFIDSVKKSSIYNYNKYKILPSITIAQSILESNWGESELSSKYNNLFGIKANNSWKGKYVNIETSEFYDQVITDKFRVYKTKSESIQDHAKFLSENPRYKEVLTKATYIEQAEELQNAGYSTVSDESGNLTYKNLLIEIIQQYNLQLIDSYVQEIRE; the protein is encoded by the coding sequence TTGAGGAAAAAATTGTTTATATTAAGTGGGATTGCATTAGTAGTTGTTTTATCTTTTGTTTGGTATGTAAAGGTATTTAATTTAAAAGAGATTAATAAAAACGAAATAGATGTCAATCAATTTATAAAATGTAGTGACGAAGTGAGTAGTTCAAAGGCTCAAGTTAATTGGCAGTATGTAGCAAGTATAATAGGTGTACAAAATAAAAATAAGTTTAAAGATGTGAGTAATGATGAAATAAAAAATGTTGCTAATTTATTCATAATTAAAGATGGAGAAAAATACAAAGTTTTAAATTTAGATGATGTTTTAAAGAAGCTTGAATTTAGTTCTAAAGAAATTAATAGAACTCATGATTATATAAATGATTTAAAATATTTTGGTTTAAAGCCATCTAGATTAAATCCAGATGGAAAATATATGACATTTATAGACTCTGTAAAAAAAAGTTCTATCTATAATTATAATAAGTACAAGATTTTACCATCTATTACTATAGCTCAATCTATACTTGAGTCTAATTGGGGTGAATCTGAACTATCTTCTAAGTATAATAATTTATTTGGAATAAAAGCAAACAATTCATGGAAAGGTAAATATGTTAATATAGAGACTAGTGAATTTTACGATCAAGTAATCACAGATAAATTTAGGGTTTATAAAACAAAATCAGAATCTATACAAGACCATGCTAAATTTTTAAGTGAAAACCCTCGATATAAAGAAGTTCTTACTAAAGCTACTTATATAGAACAAGCAGAAGAACTTCAAAATGCTGGATATAGTACTGTTTCAGATGAAAGTGGGAATTTAACATATAAAAACTTATTAATAGAGATAATTCAACAATACAACTTACAATTAATCGATAGTTATGTTCAAGAAATAAGAGAATAG